Proteins from one Coregonus clupeaformis isolate EN_2021a unplaced genomic scaffold, ASM2061545v1 scaf0141, whole genome shotgun sequence genomic window:
- the LOC121548524 gene encoding delta-like protein 4, translating into MAAWFTFIIAFSTTILTQVFGSGVFELDLHEFTNSKGLLANGNSCRLNCRTFFRVCLKNYQAVVSPGDCIFGSAVTPVLGTNSFSAKNGGTFSIPIRLPFNFGWPGSFSLIIEAWYSPSADLPVDTSNPEMLISIFAIQRQLGVGAAWSQDVESSRQTELRYSYRFICNDNYYGDSCSKKCTPRDDRFGHYTCDRDGQLSCLPGWKGEYCEEPICLEGCSEGNGNCSRPGECVCREGWQGPFCDQCKKYPACKHGTCQQPWQCNCKEGWGGLFCDQDLNFCTHHRPCVNGATCMNTGQGSFTCTCPSGFTGVNCELKLQECDSNPCRNGGLCTNLDVGYTCSCPQGFEGSHCKHSLLTCADSPCFHSGQCHQKDNGRSYTCECPPGYTGLNCEKRVDKCTSLPCANGGLCLIHGGVRLCSCRSGFTGQRCEININECAGNPCTNGGTCLDRINDYTCACPPGYTGRNCDRVLDECSMRPCLNGGLCTVEEGPGKPPATCICPAGFTGPRCQFFAVTLPVGGERINGESQDGFPWAAVSLAVGLVALLVLLCMVGLALRHIHRQMGRDRGDGETMNNLSDVQKDNLIPASQLKNTNQKVVLEVDCESEKSNFIHNNYHLDSYSNAKSKEFKDDKSQEDKRQNHIYDKCLEEKIPLSGMYSEKAECMISTICSPGDSQIYQSVIGQDRRECVIATEV; encoded by the exons ATGGCAGCTTGGTTCACGTTTATCATCGCGTTCAGCACCACGATACTGACACAG GTATTTGGATCCGGTGTTTTTGAGCTCGATCTACATGAATTTACAAACAGCAAAGGATTGCTGGCGAATGGCAACTCTTGCAGGCTCAACTGCAGGACTTTCTTTCGAGTCTGTCTAAAAAACTACCAGGCTGTAGTGTCGCCAGGTGACTGTATCTTTGGGAGTGCGGTGACACCGGTCCTGGGGACCAACTCGTTTAGCGCGAAGAACGGAGGCACTTTTAGCATACCCATCCGACTGCCTTTCAACTTTGGATGGCCG GGATCGTTTTCTTTGATAATTGAAGCCTGGTATTCACCTTCAGCGGATCTACCTGTAG ACACCAGCAACCCAGAGATGTTGATTAGTATCTTTGCCATCCAGAGACAGCTGGGCGTAGGGGCCGCCTGGTCTCAGGATGTTGAGAGCAGCCGACAGACGGAGTTAAGGTATTCTTACCGCTTCATCTGCAATGACAATTACTACGGAGACAGTTGTTCCAAAAAATGCACGCCAAGGGACGACCGTTTTGGCCACTACACCTGCGACCGCGACGGCCAGTTGTCCTGCCTGCCCGGCTGGAAGGGGGAATACTGCGAAGAAC CCATCTGCCTGGAGGGATGCAGCGAAGGGAACGGAAACTGCTCCAGACCTGGAGAGTGTGT GTGCAGAGAAGGTTGGCAGGGTCCGTTCTGCGATCAGTGTAAGAAGTACCCCGCTTGTAAGCATGGCACCTGCCAGCAGCCTTGGCAGTGTAACTGCAAGGAAGGCTGGGGAGGGCTCTTCTGTGACCAGG ACTTGAACTTCTGCACACACCACCGGCCGTGTGTGAACGGGGCGACCTGTATGAACACGGGCCAGGGCAGCTTCACCTGTACCTGTCCCTCTGGGTTCACTGGGGTCAACTGTGAACTGAAACTGCAGGAGTGTGACAGCAACCCCTGTAGGAACGGAGGACTCTGCACG AACCTGGATGTTGGCTACACGTGTTCGTGTCCGCAGGGTTTCGAGGGTTCCCACTGTAAACACAGCCTGCTGACGTGTGCTGACTCACCCTGCTTCCACAGCGGACAGTGCCATCAGAAGGACAACGGTCGCAGCTACACCTGCGAGTGTCCTCCCGGATACACCGGACTCAACTGTGAGAAAAGAGTGGACAAGTGCACATCCCTTCCCTGCGCCAACG gtGGTCTGTGTTTGATCCACGGTGGCGTGCGTCTGTGTAGCTGTCGTTCCGGTTTCACCGGCCAGCGCTGTGAGATCAACATCAACGAGTGTGCCGGTAACCCCTGCACCAACGGAGGGACCTGCCTGGACCGCATCAACGACTACACCTGCGCCTGCCCGCCGGGGTACACCGGCCGAAACTGTGACCGCGTCCTGGACGAGTGCTCCATGCGCCCCTGTCTTAACGGAGGACTCTGCACCGTGGAAGAGGGGCCGGGGAAACCCCCCGCCACTTGTATCTGTCCCGCCGGCTTCACTGGACCCCGCTGCCAGTTCTTTGCAGTGACCCTGCCAGTTGGAGGGGAGAGGATCAACGGAGAGAGCCAAGATGGCTTCCCGTGGGCAGCAGTTTCCCTGGCTGTAGGGCTGGTTGCGTTACTGGTGCTGCTATGCATGGTGGGACTGGCTCTAAGACACATCCACAGGCAGATGGGCAGGGACAGGGGAGACGGGGAGACCATGAACAACCTATCAGACGTACAGAAGGATAACCTTATTCCCGCCTCCCAGCTGAAGAACACCAATCAGAAGGTGGTACTGGAGGTGGACTGCGAATCAGAGAAGTCAAACTTTATCCACAATAACTATCACTTGGACTCGTACAGTAACGCAAAGTCGAAGGAGTTCAAGGATGATAAGTCGCAAGAGGATAAAAGACAAAATCACATCTACGACAAGTGTTTAGAAGAGAAAATACCGCTGAGTGGAATGTACAG TGAAAAGGCGGAGTGTATGATATCGACGATATGTTCCCCTGGAGACTCTCAGATCTACCAGTCTGTTATAGGACAAGATAGGAGGGAGTGCGTCATAGCAACAGAG GTATAA